TCCCCTGGGTTCACGCGGTACTCTATACTCATAGCCATGCCGACCATCTATTCGGTCTGGATGATGTCAGGATCAGCGGTTATCGACTGGAAAAATCGGTTACGCTCCACTGTGAAGAAATCGTGGAACAACAGATTCGCCGTTCTTTCAACTATGCTTTTGAAGAACCTACCCACAATCTTCACCACATGTCGAGGCCAAGGCTGGATTTCCAACGTGTCACCCTGGAATCTTTTGACCTCCTGGGCTTGAGAATTCAACCTATCCGACTGATGCATGGCACACTGCCAATCCTGGGATACAGGATTAATGACATCGCTTTCTGTACCGATGTAAGTCATATTCCGGAGGAAAGCTGGCAGTACCTGGAAGGTCTGGAGTACCTGATTATCGATGCCTTAAGAATCAAACCACACCCCACACACTTTAATCTGGAACAGGGGTTGGAAGTCGTTGAGAGGGTTAAACCCAGACGCGCTTACTTCACGCATATCTCGCACTCGCTAGAGCATGAAGAAACGAACGCCAGCCTGCCTGAGCATGTCGAACTGGCATTCGATGGTCTGTCATTACCTTTAACTGGGACGAAGTGATTCTCCAGTTACGGAAGCTGGAGCTTCATTCCCGGCATGATGTAATTTGCATTCTTCAGTAGATCACGGTTTTTCTGGTAGATCTGGAACGCAGCGGAACGTTTACCATAAATCCGCAGAGCGATTGACTCCAGTGTATCTCCCTTCTGAATTACATAGGTCTTCGCTTGTTCGCCTTGAGTGCTGCTTTTAGACGCATCCGGTAGACGGTCAAACAGATCTTCTTCAATATCATCCACATTTTCAGGCTGAACTTGAGAAAGTGAATGCCCGGTGCGAGTTCCCTTTTCTGTGGTCCGAGGTGTCAGAGGAGAGCGGGGGACTGGAATGAATTTACGGTAACTGTCAGGAATTGAATTCATCCCCGCTGAATCTTCGAGTTGCTGAACAGCTTTCCCGACATCCTGTGCATCGGGAGTTCCTTTTTCTGTTGACTGAGACAGTGACTCGATCAGCCCTTCAAACTGAACCGAGCCATTCTCTGATTTGAGTTTGGGCTGAGAAACCATCTGCCCCACTGTTCGTTTCCCTGAAACAGCAGAAGTTCCAGTATTAGTTTGCCGAGCTGCTGACTGTGGCTTCATTTCGAAAGTCGGGTAAACGGGAATCCGTAATTTCATCCCTTCACGAATGTCGTTAGGACTACGAAGCTGATCGCGATTGATATTGAATATTTCCCGATATTTCCGGCTAGTTCCCAGGTAGCGAATCGAAATTTCAGACAGAGTTTCGCCCGATCGCACAGTATGAACTCGATACTGCAACGGTTGTCTCTCGCCACTGTTTGCTGGCTCTGGATTTCTCTGAGGCGGATTCACATCCCAGGCATTATTGTGCGCGGGTTTACGCGTTTCGTTCTTGAGAGATTCTGAACCTTGCGTTGAATCAGGAGCCTGCGGTTGTG
This genomic stretch from Gimesia sp. harbors:
- a CDS encoding MBL fold metallo-hydrolase: MGTGTSVGIPIVGCDCEVCTSPNPKNHRGRTSVYIGAPEGGFLIDTPPELRLQMLRENIPWVHAVLYTHSHADHLFGLDDVRISGYRLEKSVTLHCEEIVEQQIRRSFNYAFEEPTHNLHHMSRPRLDFQRVTLESFDLLGLRIQPIRLMHGTLPILGYRINDIAFCTDVSHIPEESWQYLEGLEYLIIDALRIKPHPTHFNLEQGLEVVERVKPRRAYFTHISHSLEHEETNASLPEHVELAFDGLSLPLTGTK
- a CDS encoding LysM peptidoglycan-binding domain-containing protein → MHQDKKVGLALALLVIGFVGAFCLRQEKNTTVEIPELNDPHYLDEQIADKDRTPYLGPSAKDPLETQLGSEQTLTGNSDSPRPTKETGVSVPTISHTKPGGQAKTGNAERWGEMPDFLKEIELPEEEVTIENQFTSSDLSDDQFEPNKNQTFTQPQAPDSTQGSESLKNETRKPAHNNAWDVNPPQRNPEPANSGERQPLQYRVHTVRSGETLSEISIRYLGTSRKYREIFNINRDQLRSPNDIREGMKLRIPVYPTFEMKPQSAARQTNTGTSAVSGKRTVGQMVSQPKLKSENGSVQFEGLIESLSQSTEKGTPDAQDVGKAVQQLEDSAGMNSIPDSYRKFIPVPRSPLTPRTTEKGTRTGHSLSQVQPENVDDIEEDLFDRLPDASKSSTQGEQAKTYVIQKGDTLESIALRIYGKRSAAFQIYQKNRDLLKNANYIMPGMKLQLP